The Corynebacterium tuberculostearicum genome window below encodes:
- the wecC gene encoding UDP-N-acetyl-D-mannosamine dehydrogenase, with amino-acid sequence MSIEEKQLGPINKVCVVGLGYIGLPTAAFIADSGISVVGVDINERHVEKINNGEMPFFEPGFEALLKSVVADGHLKADTEVAEADAFIVAVPTPFNDDYSVNMSYIEAAAKNIAPVLRPGALVVLESTSPPGTTEKMAEILLAERPDLSTDPESANRLLVAHCPERVLPGKIMEEMAANDRVIGGLNPLSTDRAKQLYSSFCNGEMLLTNATTAEMAKLTENSFRDVNIAFANELSIISDKLGIDVWELIELANHHPRVNILNPGPGVGGHCIAVDPWFIVSSAQEEAKLIRTAREVNDGKPAYVIAKITEAVEAEGADSIAALGIAFKPDIDDLRESPALSIVQQMAEKWPEKNILVAEPNVNELPESLTAYQNVQLVDASHAISSSPVVAVLVDHTPFKSLEKSVLEGKNVVDTRGMWS; translated from the coding sequence GTGAGCATCGAAGAGAAACAATTGGGACCCATAAACAAGGTTTGTGTTGTTGGGCTGGGATACATTGGTCTCCCGACTGCAGCTTTTATCGCTGATTCTGGTATCTCCGTAGTGGGGGTGGACATCAATGAGCGCCATGTGGAGAAGATCAACAATGGTGAAATGCCCTTTTTTGAACCTGGCTTCGAAGCTTTATTAAAAAGCGTAGTCGCCGATGGACATCTCAAGGCTGATACAGAAGTAGCGGAAGCAGACGCGTTCATTGTGGCTGTCCCGACGCCGTTCAATGATGACTATTCAGTCAATATGTCCTACATCGAAGCGGCAGCGAAGAATATTGCTCCTGTGCTTCGACCGGGGGCGCTCGTGGTCCTAGAATCAACCTCCCCTCCAGGGACCACTGAAAAGATGGCTGAAATTCTTTTAGCCGAAAGGCCGGACCTATCGACGGATCCTGAAAGTGCTAACCGTCTCTTAGTCGCACACTGTCCTGAGCGGGTATTACCGGGCAAGATTATGGAGGAGATGGCCGCTAATGACCGAGTTATCGGAGGCCTAAATCCCCTGTCGACGGATAGGGCGAAACAGCTATACTCCTCTTTCTGCAATGGCGAGATGCTATTGACGAATGCAACAACCGCTGAGATGGCAAAGCTGACCGAGAACTCGTTCAGGGACGTGAATATTGCCTTTGCAAACGAGCTGTCAATCATCTCAGACAAGCTTGGAATTGATGTTTGGGAATTGATTGAACTCGCCAACCATCACCCACGAGTCAATATTCTGAATCCGGGCCCTGGTGTGGGTGGCCACTGCATTGCAGTTGATCCTTGGTTCATTGTTTCTTCGGCTCAGGAGGAAGCCAAGCTGATCCGTACGGCGAGGGAGGTTAATGACGGCAAGCCTGCCTACGTTATTGCCAAAATTACTGAAGCAGTCGAGGCCGAAGGCGCAGATTCAATCGCCGCACTGGGAATAGCATTTAAGCCGGATATCGATGATTTGAGAGAATCCCCTGCTCTGTCTATCGTGCAACAAATGGCCGAGAAGTGGCCAGAGAAAAACATCCTAGTAGCTGAGCCTAATGTGAATGAGCTGCCCGAGAGTCTAACCGCATATCAAAACGTGCAGCTAGTTGACGCTTCTCACGCGATATCTTCAAGCCCCGTGGTTGCTGTCTTAGTGGACCATACACCTTTCAAGAGCCTCGAAAAGAGCGTCTTGGAAGGAAAGAATGTCGTTGACACACGTGGCATGTGGAGCTGA
- a CDS encoding glycosyltransferase family 2 protein: MTDISVVIGFRDWGALRLELALESIRQSFGQFDGEVILSDFGSTDHEANRRLAQRLGVKYVFTPDQGYWSRSEALNAGFVHADGEILVSTDADMVFTPKAFERIAAVAKQDGQSAYFLQCRDLPEGMDDSWVAEHPNSWKEMERASRLRPRWGMGGMMAIPREGFDLIRGFDERLHTYGGEDLDFAQRARRAGYRTVWIDDPEVRMYHMWHPKTINTVNQTDEGREAVRFNRSVVHHDKSFVRNTSEWKHRRGGENPVVSVAISTYNRADFLRETILSVLNQTMQDFEIVIVDDGGTDHTKQVVDDFNDSRIKYFWQENQGISAARNLAAEKSTGFYTAVIDDDDLMHPNRLQWQLEGIEAGAVGNVGCFINFEHDDGTMQLFVGKNPTAERSIPTGSAPGHGTWMLQTDVIRKLKYDTSLSSGVDNNFFLRLLRSGYKVTHTGKPLTLRRMHSSQVTNTDVGNQTRAAAETLSFLRWRYDGAQRKIAEERANATPQWPKIGDKKEMMEEARRYLPDHLSTKNLIVTSPLPQAEWTGQVTATKVHLLKHGEDEAEEVITDVSIILTASYEDMVTLRQNGAEFRVALADGDAPSDPLNVLANGIIPSLNASEPDAVFALFVRLAPEGKFDVFVGNHGLIADKFNTLENKANAFVVGPKHFEADNEV, from the coding sequence ATGACTGACATTTCTGTAGTAATTGGATTCCGCGATTGGGGCGCACTCCGGCTTGAGCTAGCACTGGAGTCTATCCGTCAATCTTTTGGCCAGTTCGATGGTGAGGTAATTCTTTCTGACTTTGGCTCTACTGACCATGAAGCAAACCGCAGGCTCGCACAGAGACTGGGCGTGAAATACGTATTTACACCGGACCAAGGTTACTGGTCTCGTTCTGAAGCTCTTAATGCAGGATTCGTACACGCGGACGGCGAAATCCTGGTATCTACCGATGCAGACATGGTTTTCACGCCTAAGGCGTTTGAGCGCATTGCCGCCGTAGCCAAACAGGATGGGCAATCTGCTTACTTCTTGCAGTGCCGGGACCTTCCCGAGGGAATGGACGATTCTTGGGTAGCTGAGCACCCCAATAGCTGGAAGGAGATGGAACGAGCTTCTCGGCTACGCCCTCGCTGGGGAATGGGCGGAATGATGGCTATTCCTCGAGAGGGCTTCGATCTCATTCGCGGGTTCGATGAGCGTCTCCATACCTACGGCGGCGAGGATCTCGATTTCGCGCAGCGCGCCCGTCGCGCTGGATACCGAACGGTGTGGATTGATGACCCTGAGGTACGCATGTACCACATGTGGCACCCAAAGACGATTAACACCGTTAATCAGACCGACGAAGGCAGAGAAGCTGTTCGCTTCAACAGGTCTGTCGTCCACCACGACAAGTCGTTCGTACGGAATACCAGTGAGTGGAAGCATCGCCGCGGAGGCGAAAACCCGGTTGTGTCAGTGGCAATTTCCACATATAACCGCGCGGATTTCCTTAGAGAGACAATCCTCTCTGTTCTCAACCAAACCATGCAGGATTTCGAAATCGTCATCGTCGACGACGGTGGTACTGACCACACGAAACAAGTTGTCGACGATTTTAACGACTCTCGAATTAAATATTTTTGGCAGGAGAATCAAGGCATCTCCGCCGCTCGAAACCTTGCAGCCGAGAAAAGCACCGGCTTCTATACTGCTGTCATCGATGACGACGACCTCATGCACCCTAACCGGCTCCAATGGCAGCTAGAAGGAATCGAGGCCGGCGCCGTTGGTAACGTTGGTTGCTTCATCAACTTTGAGCACGACGACGGAACCATGCAACTCTTCGTGGGTAAGAATCCTACCGCGGAGCGTTCCATTCCTACTGGTTCCGCACCGGGGCATGGTACTTGGATGCTGCAAACAGATGTCATTCGAAAGCTAAAATATGACACTTCTCTTTCCAGCGGCGTAGACAACAATTTCTTCCTTCGCCTGCTCCGCTCTGGCTACAAAGTAACCCACACAGGCAAGCCCCTCACGCTTCGCCGTATGCATTCAAGCCAGGTAACTAATACCGACGTAGGCAATCAAACGCGTGCGGCCGCAGAAACCCTCAGCTTCTTGCGCTGGCGATATGACGGAGCACAGCGCAAAATCGCTGAAGAACGGGCCAATGCCACACCACAGTGGCCAAAGATTGGTGACAAAAAGGAGATGATGGAGGAAGCACGCCGCTACCTCCCCGATCACCTCAGCACCAAGAATTTAATCGTCACCTCGCCCCTACCCCAAGCGGAATGGACCGGCCAAGTTACTGCCACGAAGGTCCATCTACTAAAACACGGGGAAGACGAAGCCGAGGAAGTCATCACCGACGTTTCAATCATTCTCACCGCTAGCTACGAAGATATGGTCACACTGCGCCAAAATGGGGCCGAATTCCGTGTTGCCCTGGCGGACGGAGATGCACCTAGTGATCCGTTAAACGTACTAGCAAACGGCATCATTCCTTCCCTGAATGCCAGCGAGCCCGATGCAGTATTTGCACTTTTCGTCCGGCTCGCACCGGAAGGCAAGTTTGACGTGTTCGTAGGCAACCATGGCTTGATCGCCGACAAGTTCAACACTCTAGAGAACAAAGCCAACGCGTTTGTAGTAGGACCGAAGCACTTCGAGGCAGATAATGAAGTTTAA
- a CDS encoding glycosyltransferase family protein, with protein sequence MVNKTEYYFKRARQVARDEGPSELIRQTKRRFNVGTVSKRTATFDPLAVTAQGKTNRTSPFKDLRVGVIMDEFSLLAWGEEFTIVPILPGEESKLQSLELDLFLVESAWDGNGGAWKYQLTGGAAPSTALSVIVEQCKQLGIPTAFWNKEDPPHFEDFLDTARLFDFVFTSDVNLVGAYKQALGHDRVWPLSFAAQPAIHNPIRTDMPNYQKGDVAFAGMYFAHKYPERREQMEMLLGGAMDASGHLEDGLRIFSRFEGKDERYLFPQPFSQRVVGSLPYEKMIAAYKNFKVFLNVNSVVDSPSMCSRRVFELLASGTPVVSTWSKALEETFPSTELVLVDSREEATLSIRALVNSPELRDRLVHRAQRRIWESHTYTTRAMEILERVSPSEFEGLKTKPKVSVICSTVREGQLKHVFEQVGRQSGVDVELILVLHGIQVGDKEIANFAEEAKVHQYRVLREERSSSLGECLNAGIAASSGDFIAKFDDDDFYFASYLLDMYNSWSFSGADLVGKQANYAFLGNEELLIVRRPEREHRWTNFVAGPTFFGPRNTFAENKFEARSRGEDTAFIRSLLRKGGKIYSTDRFNFVQMRNAGQHTWEVSNASFLANGQVVGIGRNFEAVEC encoded by the coding sequence ATGGTGAATAAAACTGAATACTATTTTAAACGGGCGCGTCAGGTGGCCCGAGATGAAGGCCCTTCTGAATTAATACGCCAGACTAAAAGGCGATTTAACGTAGGAACGGTAAGCAAAAGGACCGCTACGTTTGACCCACTGGCAGTAACCGCCCAAGGGAAAACTAACAGGACAAGCCCATTCAAGGACCTACGCGTTGGCGTAATCATGGATGAATTTTCTCTCCTGGCATGGGGAGAGGAATTTACAATCGTGCCAATCTTGCCTGGGGAAGAATCGAAACTTCAATCCCTTGAGCTTGATTTATTCTTGGTCGAGAGTGCTTGGGACGGAAATGGAGGAGCCTGGAAATACCAATTGACTGGCGGTGCCGCTCCCAGCACCGCGCTTTCCGTGATCGTCGAGCAATGTAAGCAACTTGGGATTCCTACGGCCTTCTGGAATAAAGAGGATCCTCCCCATTTTGAGGACTTCTTGGATACTGCACGATTGTTCGATTTCGTGTTTACGAGTGATGTCAATTTGGTAGGTGCCTATAAGCAGGCTTTGGGGCATGACCGAGTGTGGCCTTTGAGCTTTGCTGCTCAGCCTGCGATTCATAACCCTATCCGGACTGATATGCCTAACTATCAGAAAGGAGACGTGGCTTTTGCAGGCATGTATTTTGCTCACAAATATCCAGAACGCCGTGAGCAAATGGAGATGCTGCTGGGCGGAGCTATGGACGCATCAGGGCATCTTGAAGACGGTCTCCGTATCTTCTCTAGATTCGAGGGAAAAGACGAGCGTTATCTTTTCCCGCAGCCGTTTTCCCAAAGAGTTGTGGGGTCTCTGCCGTACGAAAAAATGATTGCGGCTTACAAGAATTTCAAAGTCTTCCTAAATGTAAACTCTGTAGTCGACAGTCCCAGTATGTGCTCCCGTAGAGTGTTTGAACTTCTTGCTTCTGGCACGCCTGTAGTCTCTACATGGAGCAAGGCACTTGAGGAGACTTTTCCTTCTACTGAATTAGTGCTTGTAGATAGTAGGGAAGAAGCCACGTTGTCTATTCGTGCCTTGGTTAATTCTCCTGAGTTGAGAGACAGGCTGGTACATCGGGCGCAAAGAAGGATCTGGGAGAGCCATACCTATACAACTCGGGCAATGGAGATTTTGGAACGAGTTAGTCCCTCTGAATTTGAAGGTCTGAAGACTAAACCAAAAGTTAGTGTTATTTGCTCTACGGTGCGGGAAGGGCAATTGAAGCATGTATTTGAGCAGGTAGGTCGGCAATCCGGAGTGGATGTCGAGCTGATTTTGGTTCTGCACGGGATTCAAGTTGGTGACAAGGAGATTGCAAACTTCGCTGAGGAGGCGAAAGTTCATCAATACCGTGTACTTAGGGAGGAGCGAAGTTCCTCGCTAGGAGAGTGCTTAAATGCAGGTATCGCTGCTTCGTCAGGCGATTTCATCGCCAAGTTTGATGATGATGATTTTTACTTTGCTTCATATCTTTTGGATATGTATAACTCGTGGTCCTTTTCTGGTGCTGACCTGGTAGGCAAACAGGCAAACTATGCGTTTTTGGGCAATGAAGAATTGCTGATAGTTAGGCGGCCGGAGAGGGAACATCGCTGGACGAACTTCGTAGCTGGCCCTACTTTCTTCGGCCCCCGCAATACGTTTGCGGAAAATAAATTTGAGGCGCGTTCCCGAGGGGAAGACACTGCGTTTATTCGTTCTCTTTTGAGGAAAGGGGGGAAAATATATTCCACAGACCGCTTCAACTTTGTTCAGATGAGAAATGCTGGACAACATACTTGGGAAGTCTCAAATGCATCGTTTCTGGCTAACGGGCAGGTCGTGGGGATTGGTCGGAATTTCGAGGCTGTTGAATGCTAG
- a CDS encoding glycosyltransferase, which yields MKEIDWQAVDELIFVSQHYEELALERLPLQSTATRVIPNAIDLVDFDREKLFGAQFHIGLVGYVPFLKRPDRAVSFFEELLEQDDRYILHIRGRAPWEYPHEWSKPLQKQLYLDFFSSIASNERLRDHVVFEDFGPDMASWFRKIGIVLSPSDEESFHLAPAEGMASRAVPIVWEREGAKNIFGPYVDGGSDLAIDRVLALREPETFAEEGQKAREYASRWGVKKIISEWIEALTGQNIAVKESEPTETI from the coding sequence ATGAAGGAAATCGACTGGCAGGCCGTGGACGAATTGATTTTCGTTTCGCAGCATTACGAGGAATTGGCGCTGGAACGACTTCCGCTCCAATCCACGGCTACTCGGGTAATTCCAAATGCAATTGATTTAGTGGACTTTGACCGGGAAAAGCTTTTTGGAGCTCAGTTCCATATTGGTCTGGTCGGCTACGTTCCCTTCTTGAAGCGACCAGATAGAGCTGTTTCATTTTTTGAAGAGCTATTGGAACAAGACGACCGGTACATCCTTCACATAAGAGGCAGGGCCCCATGGGAATACCCTCACGAATGGAGTAAGCCGCTGCAGAAGCAGTTGTATCTAGATTTTTTCTCATCTATTGCCTCGAACGAGCGACTACGGGATCACGTAGTGTTTGAAGATTTTGGGCCAGATATGGCGTCTTGGTTTAGGAAGATCGGCATCGTGTTGTCGCCAAGTGATGAGGAAAGTTTCCATCTTGCGCCTGCAGAAGGAATGGCCTCGCGTGCAGTCCCCATCGTGTGGGAGAGAGAAGGGGCGAAGAACATTTTTGGTCCGTATGTAGATGGAGGTAGTGACCTCGCAATCGATCGCGTACTCGCCCTACGTGAACCGGAGACATTTGCAGAAGAGGGCCAAAAGGCACGTGAATACGCCTCCCGTTGGGGGGTTAAGAAAATTATTTCCGAATGGATCGAAGCCTTGACCGGGCAAAATATTGCCGTCAAGGAGTCTGAGCCTACGGAAACTATCTAG
- a CDS encoding UTP--glucose-1-phosphate uridylyltransferase, which produces MANSTSVRTVVVPAAGMGTRFLPATKTVPKELLPVVDTPGIEMIAEEAAAAGASRLAIVTSPSKDEVMRHFDEFPDLVELLRARGKDEQAAKVERAAEIIHPVAVTQDKPLGLGHAVGLAESVLDDDENYFAVMLPDDVIEPTAAMSEMIRVRQEQGGSVLLAVEVDPAHVSSYGVFDIEATGDARVKKVVGMVEKPAVEDAPSNLVATGRYLLDRAIFDALRRIKPGKGGELQLTDAIDLLISEGHPVHVVVHDGIRHDLGNPAGFIPASVEFGLRHPKYGPALFRDLEEIMDKYRRELG; this is translated from the coding sequence ATGGCTAACTCCACTTCTGTCCGCACCGTCGTTGTCCCAGCTGCTGGCATGGGAACTCGTTTCTTGCCCGCGACCAAGACTGTTCCCAAGGAATTGCTTCCGGTTGTGGACACCCCTGGCATTGAGATGATTGCGGAAGAAGCTGCGGCCGCGGGGGCATCGAGGTTGGCCATTGTGACGTCGCCAAGCAAAGACGAAGTCATGCGCCACTTTGATGAGTTCCCAGATCTCGTGGAGCTTCTCCGTGCCCGTGGCAAAGACGAGCAGGCAGCGAAGGTTGAGCGTGCCGCGGAGATTATTCATCCAGTTGCCGTAACCCAAGACAAGCCTTTGGGATTGGGGCACGCAGTGGGTCTGGCCGAGTCTGTTTTGGATGACGACGAAAACTACTTTGCTGTCATGCTTCCCGATGACGTCATTGAGCCGACCGCAGCCATGAGTGAGATGATTCGGGTGCGCCAGGAGCAAGGCGGTTCCGTGTTGCTGGCGGTGGAAGTCGATCCCGCACACGTCTCAAGCTATGGCGTATTCGATATTGAGGCTACTGGCGACGCCCGCGTGAAGAAGGTCGTAGGCATGGTGGAAAAGCCCGCCGTTGAGGATGCGCCGTCGAACTTAGTGGCCACGGGCCGTTACCTATTGGACCGCGCGATTTTCGACGCCCTCCGCCGCATCAAACCCGGCAAGGGCGGGGAGCTGCAGCTTACCGACGCCATCGATCTGCTCATCTCCGAAGGCCACCCCGTCCACGTGGTAGTCCACGATGGTATCCGCCACGATCTTGGCAACCCGGCTGGCTTCATTCCCGCCAGCGTTGAGTTCGGACTGCGTCATCCAAAGTACGGTCCGGCGCTGTTCCGTGATTTGGAGGAGATTATGGACAAGTACCGGCGTGAACTGGGATAG
- a CDS encoding ATP-binding protein has translation MSYDPRNLIALVNDEILKPKLPINTYDRIKSRTKLMLGEARSRGWETQKVKDGTWIFLNNGKTVGGTVYHGPSTQSMFARRVSNDKQATKLTLQANNVPTPNGQKFNSATKAEALEYFKAQDRPVVVKPNGGTRGRGVSLNIKDTESFEKAWTKAADSGYGDEIVIEEYFAGFDIRVLVIGGRVRVACSRLNAFVVGDGKHTVQKLVDLEIQRRQADAYLKSTEINIDDDWLAESPWALDQVPQHGEVVVLNPISSLGGGGFTLNVIDKISRQHIAVAERAARAFPGTGTVGVDIFTSSLKPDADITVLEINTQPFFDMHHYVSYGEPVNAASYIVDQIERTQLLYS, from the coding sequence GTGAGCTATGATCCTAGAAACCTAATTGCTTTGGTAAATGACGAAATTTTGAAACCAAAGCTGCCAATCAATACTTATGACCGGATTAAGTCCCGCACAAAACTTATGCTGGGCGAAGCGAGGTCCCGCGGCTGGGAGACCCAAAAAGTCAAAGACGGCACATGGATATTTTTGAATAACGGTAAAACGGTGGGAGGAACCGTTTACCACGGCCCTTCTACCCAGAGCATGTTCGCTAGAAGGGTTTCCAACGACAAACAAGCCACAAAATTGACCCTTCAAGCCAATAACGTGCCGACGCCTAACGGCCAGAAGTTCAATTCAGCCACTAAGGCTGAGGCCCTCGAATATTTTAAGGCGCAAGATCGCCCTGTCGTGGTTAAACCGAATGGCGGTACCCGAGGGCGAGGCGTGTCTCTCAATATCAAAGATACCGAGTCGTTTGAAAAAGCTTGGACTAAAGCAGCTGACAGCGGCTACGGCGATGAAATTGTAATCGAAGAATACTTCGCTGGTTTCGACATTCGCGTCTTAGTCATCGGTGGCCGTGTACGCGTTGCTTGCTCTAGGCTAAACGCATTTGTAGTAGGTGACGGGAAGCATACGGTTCAAAAACTGGTGGATCTCGAGATCCAACGCCGACAGGCCGATGCTTACCTAAAATCTACGGAGATCAACATAGATGACGATTGGCTGGCCGAAAGCCCTTGGGCACTCGATCAAGTGCCCCAGCACGGCGAAGTAGTCGTCCTAAATCCAATATCCTCCTTAGGTGGAGGCGGCTTTACGCTTAATGTCATCGATAAGATTTCTCGTCAACACATCGCGGTTGCGGAGCGCGCTGCTCGCGCCTTCCCAGGAACTGGAACAGTGGGTGTAGACATCTTCACCTCTTCCCTGAAGCCTGATGCCGACATCACCGTCCTAGAAATCAATACGCAGCCCTTCTTCGACATGCACCACTATGTAAGTTACGGAGAGCCTGTTAATGCGGCTAGCTATATTGTCGACCAGATCGAGCGAACACAGCTGCTCTACTCTTAG
- a CDS encoding DUF6270 domain-containing protein, with protein sequence MQLGNFEPASSKGEATPVRTFIFGGCVSRDTVEFAKHTDFKVLRYVARQSLLSVGSDAKSNIPDFKLKSSFQQRMLESDLSGNLMREISKKNGIDVFVWDLVVERTGVWEFPDGSIATNSAELRRLEGVPQILKTARKIPFGSAEHFQRWQGAAALFTEFLDFLGLKQKCLVLAPEWAEYRSDNKKTGRIRGLSASQYNEMFRKYYVVLERLGITVSRIDGTVADENHKWGNAPFHFTRSAYASMEYEIKKSVHQTRN encoded by the coding sequence ATGCAGTTAGGAAACTTTGAGCCGGCATCTTCCAAAGGAGAAGCCACGCCTGTCCGTACCTTTATTTTTGGTGGGTGTGTGAGTCGGGACACTGTTGAGTTCGCTAAGCACACCGACTTCAAAGTGCTCCGCTATGTGGCACGTCAGTCTCTACTTTCCGTGGGCTCAGACGCGAAATCCAATATTCCTGATTTCAAACTGAAAAGCTCTTTCCAGCAGCGCATGTTAGAGAGTGATTTGTCGGGAAACCTCATGCGCGAAATATCGAAGAAAAACGGTATTGATGTTTTTGTCTGGGACTTGGTCGTTGAACGGACCGGGGTTTGGGAGTTTCCAGATGGGAGCATTGCTACCAATAGCGCGGAACTTAGGCGGCTGGAGGGCGTGCCCCAAATCCTGAAAACGGCCAGAAAGATTCCTTTCGGGTCCGCCGAGCACTTCCAGCGTTGGCAGGGGGCTGCAGCTTTATTTACTGAGTTTTTGGATTTTCTTGGTTTGAAGCAAAAATGCCTAGTCTTGGCACCGGAATGGGCCGAGTATCGCTCAGACAATAAGAAGACTGGCCGGATACGTGGTTTATCTGCCTCGCAGTACAATGAGATGTTCCGTAAATATTACGTGGTTCTAGAAAGACTGGGGATTACTGTGTCAAGGATCGACGGCACAGTAGCTGACGAGAACCATAAGTGGGGAAATGCACCATTCCACTTCACTCGTTCGGCGTATGCTTCGATGGAGTACGAGATTAAGAAATCAGTACACCAGACTAGGAATTAG
- a CDS encoding NAD-dependent epimerase/dehydratase family protein, whose translation MRALVTGGAGFIGSHLVDLLVSEGHSVSVLDNFSSGRKANLESAMKSGTVEIIEGDIKNFDFGAFFQEHPTDVVFHLAAQIDVRHSVADPVEDAESNIIATIKLADAARRSGVQKIVHTSSGGSIYGRPESFPVSEDNPLAPESPYAASKAAGELYLEMFHRLYGISVSFVAPANVYGPRQNPHGEAGVVAIFSQRLLSGKPTKVFGSGSNTRDYVYVKDVARAFYLAATTPGDFGRFNIGTGVETSDRELHTAVAKAAGVADDPEFAPARLGDVPRSSLDSSKAKRYLGWQPEYDLGRGIEETLDYFRGLGAE comes from the coding sequence ATGCGCGCTCTAGTTACCGGAGGAGCCGGGTTTATCGGTTCTCACTTGGTGGATTTACTTGTTTCTGAGGGACACTCTGTGTCTGTGTTGGACAATTTTTCATCGGGTCGGAAAGCCAATCTAGAATCCGCCATGAAATCCGGAACAGTTGAAATCATTGAAGGCGATATAAAGAATTTTGATTTCGGTGCCTTCTTCCAAGAGCATCCCACTGATGTTGTGTTCCACCTTGCGGCCCAGATTGATGTGCGGCATTCGGTGGCAGACCCAGTTGAAGACGCTGAGTCGAACATTATTGCAACGATCAAACTGGCAGATGCAGCCCGCCGCAGTGGTGTACAGAAAATCGTTCACACTAGCTCCGGAGGATCGATTTATGGCAGGCCCGAAAGTTTTCCTGTAAGCGAGGATAATCCGCTCGCTCCCGAGTCCCCCTACGCTGCCAGCAAAGCTGCCGGCGAACTATATCTGGAGATGTTCCACCGGTTGTATGGCATCAGCGTAAGTTTCGTAGCGCCGGCTAACGTTTATGGTCCACGCCAGAACCCCCATGGTGAAGCCGGGGTCGTTGCGATTTTCAGCCAGCGGCTTCTGAGCGGTAAACCCACCAAGGTATTTGGTTCGGGCTCCAATACTCGTGACTACGTGTACGTCAAAGATGTTGCTCGAGCTTTCTATTTGGCGGCTACCACACCCGGTGACTTCGGGCGTTTCAATATCGGTACGGGAGTGGAGACTAGCGATAGGGAACTACACACAGCAGTAGCGAAGGCGGCGGGTGTGGCCGATGACCCGGAGTTTGCCCCGGCTCGATTGGGCGATGTTCCTCGTTCTTCGCTAGATTCTTCAAAAGCAAAAAGGTATTTGGGCTGGCAGCCGGAGTATGACCTTGGGCGGGGAATTGAGGAAACCCTTGATTATTTCCGTGGCCTCGGCGCTGAATAG
- a CDS encoding IS3 family transposase (programmed frameshift), whose amino-acid sequence MSRYSEQFKRDAVALYENNEDLSLNSASAELGINRASLHSWIKKYGTGKRARTKSMRDKVQAANDSERIRQLEKENAKLREERDILRKAAKYFGRRDSLVIRFQFVYDHRTEFSVKRMCQVLKLNRSSFYKWVQTREERRLKTCSDALIGARIKTIFDDEYGLYGAKRIAASLKADTSFGPINHKKVARIMKSMGLKGFTKRRRCVTTRRKPGHRVMPDLVGRRFTADRPNHVYVGDITYLPCKGGKNMYLATVIDVYSRKLVGHALADHMRVSLVIEALSHARKVRGSLKGAIFHSDHGSVYTSQAFRNYCSSLGVRQSMGAVGTSADNALAESFNATLKREILRDRKVFDNPISCRQEVFRWCMRYNTRRRHSWCNLSAPDVFEAENSATLTRAA is encoded by the exons ATGTCCAGGTACTCCGAACAGTTCAAACGCGATGCCGTGGCCCTCTACGAAAACAATGAGGACCTCTCACTGAACTCAGCATCAGCAGAGCTCGGTATCAACCGTGCCTCGCTGCATTCTTGGATCAAGAAGTACGGCACCGGCAAACGTGCCCGCACAAAAAGCATGCGCGACAAGGTCCAAGCAGCGAATGATTCCGAACGGATCCGCCAGTTAGAAAAAGAGAACGCAAAGCTGCGCGAAGAACGTGACATCCTGCGCAAGGCCGCGAAATATTTTG GCCGAAGAGACTCACTGGTGATCCGCTTCCAGTTTGTCTATGACCACCGAACCGAATTCTCGGTTAAGCGGATGTGCCAGGTGTTAAAGCTCAATCGCTCCTCGTTCTACAAATGGGTGCAAACCCGCGAAGAACGCAGGTTAAAGACGTGTTCGGATGCTCTTATTGGTGCAAGAATCAAGACCATCTTCGATGATGAATACGGGCTTTATGGTGCTAAACGCATCGCTGCAAGCCTTAAAGCCGATACGAGCTTTGGCCCGATAAATCACAAGAAAGTCGCACGAATCATGAAATCCATGGGACTTAAAGGCTTTACCAAACGCCGCCGATGCGTCACTACCAGGCGTAAGCCTGGTCACCGCGTCATGCCAGATCTAGTAGGCCGCAGATTCACAGCTGACAGGCCAAACCACGTCTATGTAGGCGACATTACGTACCTGCCGTGTAAGGGCGGCAAGAACATGTACCTGGCCACGGTCATCGACGTCTACTCGCGCAAACTTGTCGGACATGCACTCGCCGATCACATGCGGGTATCACTGGTTATCGAAGCTTTGTCCCATGCCAGGAAAGTCCGCGGAAGCCTTAAAGGGGCAATTTTCCATTCTGATCACGGCAGCGTGTACACCTCACAAGCCTTTAGGAACTATTGCTCGTCGTTGGGTGTGCGCCAGTCTATGGGAGCGGTAGGAACGAGTGCTGATAACGCCCTAGCAGAATCGTTTAACGCCACGCTCAAGCGGGAAATCTTGCGTGACAGGAAAGTCTTTGACAATCCGATCTCCTGCCGCCAAGAAGTCTTCCGGTGGTGCATGCGCTACAACACACGCCGACGGCACTCCTGGTGCAATCTTTCAGCTCCTGACGTCTTTGAAGCCGAGAATTCAGCTACACTGACTAGAGCAGCATAG